A region of Mauremys mutica isolate MM-2020 ecotype Southern chromosome 2, ASM2049712v1, whole genome shotgun sequence DNA encodes the following proteins:
- the LOC123363272 gene encoding ATP-dependent translocase ABCB1-like, with protein sequence MSQFSDLLIVLDELKDVLCLVFRALFSVLFGVSNVGLSTSLAPDFGKAKVSAQRIFQLLHRKPLIDSYSEEGTKLSQFDGNIEFRDIHFVYPTRPEVQVLQGLNVKVNKGQTLALVGSSGCGKSTSIQLLERFYDPMAGQVFADGLDTKSLHLQWLRSKLGIVSQEPILFDCSIAENIQYGDNSRVVSQEEVEEAAKAANIHTFIENLPEKYNTQVGDKGAQLSGGQKQRIAIARALVRKPAVLLLDEATSALDTESEKIIQKALDDARKGRTCIIIAHRLTTVQNADVIAVIHNGKVVEQGTHSQLLAKEGHYYALVNAQVSH encoded by the exons ATGTCACAATTCTCAGATTTATTGATAGTGTTAg ATGAACTGAAAGATGTTTTGTGTTTGGTTTTCAGAGCCCTTTTTTCAGTTCTATTTGGTGTTTCAAATGTTGGCCTGTCCACTTCTTTGGCACCAGATTTCGGCAAAGCTAAAGTTTCTGCCCAACGAATCTTTCAGCTTTTGCATCGGAAACCATTAATTGACAGCTATAGTGAAGAGGGTACAAAACTG AGTCAGTTTGATGGCAACATTGAATTCAGGGACATCCATTTTGTATACCCTACAAGACCAGAAGTTCAAGTTTTGCAAGGACTCAACGTGAAGGTTAATAAAGGCCAGACGCTagccttggtggggagcagtggtTGTGGCAAAAGCACATCCATTCAGCTGCTGGAGAGATTTTATGACCCTATGGCAGGACAAGTG TTTGCAGATGGGTTAGATACTAAGTCTTTGCACTTGCAATGGTTAAGGTCCAAATTGGGTATTGTGTCCCAGGAGCCTATTTTGTTTGACTGCAGCATTGCTGAAAATATCCAGTATGGAGACAACAGTAGGGTTGTCAGTCAGGAGGAAGTTGAAGAGGCAGCTAAAGCAGCAAATATTCACACCTTCATAGAAAATCTCCCAGAG AAGTATAATACCCAAGTGGGTGACAAAGGAGCACAACTTTCTGGAGGTCAGAAACAAAGAATAGCAATTGCTCGTGCTCTAGTTCGTAAGCCAGCAGTTCTGCTTCTAGATGAAGCCACATCTGCTCTTGACACAGAAAGCGAAAAG ATTATCCAGAAAGCCTTGGACGATGCCAGGAAGGGTCGAACCTGCATTATTATTGCTCACCGCTTGACGACCGTCCAGAACGCTGATGTCATAGCAGTGATTCATAACGGAAAAGTAGTGGAACAAGGGACgcacagccagctgctggcaaAGGAAGGACATTACTATGCACTTGTAAATGCACAAGTTTCTCATTAA